The genomic window AGGTTACGAAAACTGGGAGTGGTAGAGGTTGGCGTATACACCGCTGCGATCGAGTAGTGTTTGATGGTTGCCAGCCTCAACAATGCGGCCGTTATCCATTACTAAAATGGTGTCGGCGTTTTCTATGGTGGATAAACGGTGGGCGATAACCAGTGTGGTACGCCCTTGTTTTAATTCATCCAATGCCGATTGAATTTGTTTTTCCGATTCGTTATCTAACGCCGATGTGGCTTCATCTAAAATTAATATAGGGGCGTTTTTGTATAGCGCGCGGGCAATAGCTATACGTTGGCGCTGACCACCAGAAAGGCGTGAGCCATCTTCACCGGCGGGTGTTTGGTAGCCGTTAGGCAGTGCCATAATAAAATCGTGCGCGTTGGCTTGCTTGGCGGCATCTTGAATGCGCGCTTCGTCTATATGTTCGCTGCCGTAGGCAATGTTCGCGGCAATGGTATCGTTAAATAAAATGGTCTGCTGGTTAACCAGTGCAATGTGTTCGCGCAGGTTGTGCAATTCAAGCGATTGAATTGGTGTGCCATCAATAGTAATGCTGCCCTGTTGGTTATCGTAAAAGCGTAACAGTAAGCTCACAATGGTAGATTTACCACTGCCCGAGCTACCCACCAGCGCCACGGTTTGGCCAGGTTCTATGGCAAAGCTTATGCCGTTTAGGGCTGGGGTATCTTGATTGTAACCAAAGTGAACGTCTTTTAATTCTACTCGGCCTTTCGGTGCGTTAAGTTTTTGCTGGCCGCTATTGGGTTCGGCTTGTAGGTCGAGCACTTCAAAAATGGTGTCGGCAGCGGCAAGGCCTTTTTGGATAATGCTGTTTATTTTGGTTAGTTGCCTAAAGGGTTTGGCTATAGCGGCTGCGTAGGTGGCGTACACCACGGCTTTGGATGAGTCGCTATCCCATAAAATCATAATTAAATAAAAGGTTACCGCTAGCGCCAGCGCCAGCACTATGTGTAATACGGGGGTTTGAAAAGCAGACACGCGTTCGAACTTGGTGCCGTAGTGCAGGTTTTGGTTGGTGGCATCGTTAAAGCGGTCTAGTTCGTATTTTTCGCCGCCGTAACTTTTTACCAGTTTAATGCCTTGAATACTTTCGGTGGCGACATGGCTTACGCGGCCAACGGCAGACTGAATTTTGTGGCTAACTTTGCGGAAGTATTTGCTGGCAATATACATAAGGCCGCCCAACACAGGGGCTACGCAAATAAACGCGAGGGTGAGTTTCCAGTTGATAATTAGCATCATTGCTAAAAACCAAGCTACGCTCATGCCGTCTCTAAACAGGGTTTTTACCGCGTTGGTTACCGACCCCGTTACTTGCTCTATGTTGTACACCAATAGCGATATAAGCTCGCCGCTATTTTTTGTATCGTAAAAAGATTGTGGCAAATAAATCATTTGCGAAAAAATTTGGCGGCGCAGGTTGGTAATGACGTTTAAGCCTACAAGGCTCATATAAAAATTACCGAAGTAGGCGCCAATGCCGCGAATAATACTGAGCACCACAACCGAGATAGGCACAAACCACAAAGATGAAGTGACATCGGCAGATAACCCCAATACCGGTGCCGAAGGGCGCCCCTCTAGTCTATCTACAAAATATTCTAAAATATTAATTAGCTGGGCTTCCATGGCTGCGAAAACGCCAAAACCAATAAAGCTAATAATAAAATAGGCTTTGTATTTAAACGCATAGCTAAGCAAGCGTTTATAGGATTCTACAGAGGTGGGTTTAGCCGGTGTGCTCATGGTGTGCTCATGTGGTAAAAATGGGCTTGAGTCATTGTGCGGGGGGAATAAAAAAGGCGGTCAAGCGCCGCCTTTGGTGTTTTACTTCGCGATGGGCGCAAGCCAATCGTGGTGGTTGTCTAGTCGACCTTTTACCGCATCGAAATACAAAGATTGTAAACGCTCGGTAATAGGGCCGCGCTTGCCTTCGCCAATGTTGCGGCCATCTAGCATGCGAATAGGTAATACTTCTGCGGCGGTACCGGTAAAGAAGGCTTCATCGGCTACGTACACTTCGTCGCGGGTGATGCGTTTTTCTTTAATGGTGTAGCCGCAATCGGCTGCTAGTTGAAAGATGGTGGCACGGGTAATACCATCTAAGCAGCTGGTTAGCTCTGGCGTGTAGATTACGCCGTCGCGCACGATAAAAATATTCTCGCCGCTGCCTTCCGCTACGTAGCCTTCTGTATCGAGTAGCAAAGCTTCTTCACAACCGCAATCTAATGCTTCTTTTAGGGCAAGCATAGAGTTGATGTAGTGACCATTGGCTTTGGCTTTACACATGGAGATGTTTACATGGTGGCGGGTGTAGCTTGAGGTGCGCACTTTAATGCCTACTTCTTTGGCTTCTGGCGACATGTACGATGGCCAGTTCCACGCGGCAACAATAACGTGTGTTTTTAAGTTGTCGGCACGCAAACCCATCCCTTCAGATCCGTAAAAAATCATTGGGCGCAAGTAAGCTTCGTGAAGGTTGTTTTCGCGCACAACAAGCTTGTGGGCTTCGTTTAATTGCTCTTTGGTCCAGCTTACGGGCATATTCATAATATGCGCGGAGCGGAATAGGCGATTGGTGTGCTCTTGTAGTTTAAAAATGCAGGTGCCGTCATTTTGCGTTTCGTATGCGCGTACGCCTTCGAATACGCCCATGCCGTAATGCAATGTGTGGGTAAGTACATGCACTTTAGCATCGCGCCAAGGTACTAATTCACCGTCAAACCAAATAACTCCATCGCGATCTGCGAAAGACATTGTGCTACTCCAAAGTAAGTCTAAATAAAATTGTGTATGCCTGCGCTACCGCTGGTTACCCTGCTAAAAACTGGCGTCGAATCGGTATTGCCCAAGCTGGTATTAGCTTGCACCTACGGCAAACAATTGTTGCCATATGCGAATAACCGTTTCTCTCTCGGGTTCGAGCGAAGTTCCATCGACAAGGTTAGCCTGTTGTTGCAGGGCTAAGCTGTGTCCTAATGAGCGAAGGGCTTTGTATGCTTCTATCAGCTGTTCAACCTCTTGAGCCGACAGCAGCTGGGATTCAGCTAAACATTCTAATATTCGGATGTTATCCGTATACCTAAGTAACGCGGGTTGCGAGTGTGCCCAGGCAAGAACTGCGTATTGAACCATAAATTCAATGTCAACGATACCACCTGCGTCCTGCTTAATATTGAAGGTTTTGCTGCCGTCGTCGCTTGTGTCGCTACCCAAGTGTTTACGCATCTTCTCGCGCATTTCGGTTACATCTTTGCGCAGGGGGGCGAGCTCTCTTTTTTGCCCCAAAATTGCGCGGCGAACCTGGTCAAATTGGTCGGCCAATTCGCTGTCGCCGGCAATCACACGCGCGCGTACCAGCGCTTGGTGCTCCCATGTCCATGCGGACTCTTTTTGGTATTTTTCGAATCCGCTTAAGGTGGTAACCAGCATGCCCGAGTTGCCCGAAGGGCGCAGGCGCATATCTACTTCGTACAACTGACCGTTTACGGTTTGGGTGTTCATAATATGGATGATTTTTTGGCCCATACGCATATAGAAAGTTTGGTTATCTATGCTGCGCTCGCCGTCGGTGCTGCCGCTGGTATTGGCATTGTGGATAAACACTAAATCTAGGTCTGAGCCGTGGCTAAGCTCTATGCCGCCCACCTTGCCGTACCCCACCACGATAAAGTTGGGGTGGGTGCGTTTGTCGCCATCGGGGTAGCCGTGTTTGGCCACCATTTGGCCCCAAGCGAGGTGCACCACATACTCCACTATTACCTCGGCCATATAGGTTAAGTAATCACTCACTTTCATTAGCGGCAGCGCGCCGGTTAGCTCGCTTGCCGCTACACGCAACATATGGGCGGCGCGAAAGTGGCGCAGGGTTTCCATTTGCGTTTCGAGGTCGTCCTCGGCAATGCGTAGCATGGTGGTGTGTAAGTCGGCCTGCAGTTCGGCTTTTTCGGGTGGGTGGTAAAGAGTGCGCGCATCCAGCAGCTCGTCTAGCAAAGCAGGGTGTTCGGCCAGCCGGTCGGCTATCCACGGGCTGGCGGCGGTGAGTTTGACTAGTTGGGAAAGGGCGCCTGGGTTTTCTATCAACAGCAGCAAATAGGCGCTGCGGCGAATAACCGACTTCACCAATTTTAGAATGCGGTGCAGGGTTTGTGTGGGCGTGTCGGTGGCGGATATTTGCGCCAGCAAACGGGGAATAAACTCATCCAACCGCTCTTTACCCGCAGCTTGCAGGGTTTGTACTGTGCTGGACTCGCGCAGTTCATCTAATAGGCTAAGGGTGGTGTTGGGTGCCTCGTGTTTGTGCTTGGCTAGTATGTCGAATGCCACCTCTTGATCGAGCTGGCCCTGCCAAATTTGCTGCCACAGGCTATCTACCGTGCACTGGTCGTCTTTCTCTTCCGGCAGGGCGATTACCTCGTGGAACTCGGCTTTAACCACATCGCGGTGGGTATTTAGTTGCTGGTAAAACGATTGCCAATCGTCAAAGCCCATGCCGCGCGCAAGCCGCAGCTGATCGTCTGGGTTGATGGGCAGGCGCTGGGTTTGCTCATCGCGATAGGCCTGAATGGCGTGCTCGGTGTTGCGTAAAAACCGGTAAGCGTCGGCAAGGGTTTTGGCTGTGCCTGGGGGCAGGCAGTTAAGCTCTTCCAGTTGCGGCAGAATCACTAGCAGGCGGTTATCTTGCAATTGGGTGTCGCGGCCGCCGCGAATAAGCTGAAAGGCTTGGGCGATAAATTCCACTTCGCGAATGCCGCCCGGGCCGAGTTTTACATCGTCCTCCAATTGGCGGCGTTTTACCTCTTGGGTAATCATTTGTTTTAGGCCGCGCAGGGCATCGATGACCGAAAAATCCACATATTTACGGTAGGTAAACTGGCGTAGCAACGTCATTAATTGGCGTTTGTAGTGCGCGTGCTCGGCGTCGCTAATGCCTTCGGTTTGGCTTGCGGCAATAATACGGGTTTTTACCATTGCATAGCGTTCCCACTCGCGGCCTTGGGTTTGGTAGTAGTCTTCCAGCGAGTCGAAGTTAGATACCAGCGCACCGCTTTGGCCGTAAGGGCGCAGGCGCATATCCACCCTAAATACAAAACCGTGTAGGGTTTTAGCATCGAGGCTGTGAATAACTTTTTTGCCCAAACGGCTGAAAAATTCTTGGTTAGATAGTGGGTTATCGGGGTTGTTGGTATTGCCCGATTGCGGAAAAGTAAAAATTAAATCGATATCTGAAGAGAGGTTCAGCTCGCCCGCGCCCAGCTTCCCCATACCCAGCACTAGCAACGGCTGGATAGCGCCTTGTTTATCGGTGGGTTGGCCAAACTTGGTGGCCAGCAGGTTGTAGTGGTAATCCAGCGCAGCTTGCGTGCATATCTCGGCTAAAGAGGTGAGCGCGCCGGTGGTGTCTTCGAGTTGGCCCATACGGTGCAAGTCACGCCAAATAATACCCACCATGGCGCGATTGCGAAATTCGCGCAGCGCCTGTTCGAGGCTGGCTACACTGTCGATATGTTGCGCGTGTTGCTGCCACAGCGCGACTAGCTCTGCGTGATTAAATGGTGTATTTACCTGGCTTAGCGCAACAATCAAATCGGGAAATTTATACAGCTGATCACACACAAAGGCGCTGTTATAGCAGCAAAAAATAAGCTGCGTAGCAAACTCGCCGGTTATTGCACTGGCAATGGCTTCACCGTCGTCGAGAGCGTCGAGTTTTTCTTCCAGCCTAGCAAAAAATAACCGCACATCGTCATTCAGTAGGGGGTTATTTTCGGTGTTTAGCCAAGCTAAATGCGATTTCATTTTTGATCCTTAGTTATTCGTTAATTACGGTGTTGCAAATTGGGCAGGGCTAGGGGGGTCTACTACACTTAAGTGTGGCTGCCTGCTAAAACCAGCTGTCTGTTATAACCCATAGGGGTATGCCGAGTGTTACGTTAAATGCAATCTCCGCTTTATTCCTAAACATAGCATGTTGTTAGAGCCCGCAGAAAGGCCTGTGTGGTGTGCAAACAATGAATAGCGAATAGGGCCTATATTCCGGATTTTGAATACTAGGGAATGAGTTGAAAATATGATCAATTGGCTAGGCAATGAGAGCACACAGATGCGGTTTGATGCTGCTCAAATCGCCGTGGTTGCTGTGGCTTATCACGCACTGGCGCAACTTGGATTGTATTTCGCTATTCCACCTGGGTTTGCCACCGTATTTTGGCCTGCTTCTGGCGTTGCCCTAGCCGCTGTGATGTTGCGCGGCCCGTGGATGATGTTGGGCGTTTTACTGGGCTCGTTTTCGGTCAATCTTTATATTTCTCTGCAATTAAACGACTTTGCCATTAGCGCGGCCAACGTATTGGTGGCGCTTGGCATTGCTTGTTCGTCCGCTTTACAAGCTGGGTTAGGTGCCTGGCTTATAAGTTATTGGCTAAAGCGGCAAAACGGACGCTTAACCCAGCTGCGTCACCTGTTAGTACTTGTTGGTTTAGGTGGCCCTATTGGGTGCATGCTGGCGGCTACAGGGGGCACCACTATTTTAGTGGCGACTGGAGTCATGCTGCCCGAGCAATGGTGGCATAACTGGCTAATGTGGTG from Saccharophagus degradans 2-40 includes these protein-coding regions:
- a CDS encoding branched-chain amino acid transaminase, whose translation is MSFADRDGVIWFDGELVPWRDAKVHVLTHTLHYGMGVFEGVRAYETQNDGTCIFKLQEHTNRLFRSAHIMNMPVSWTKEQLNEAHKLVVRENNLHEAYLRPMIFYGSEGMGLRADNLKTHVIVAAWNWPSYMSPEAKEVGIKVRTSSYTRHHVNISMCKAKANGHYINSMLALKEALDCGCEEALLLDTEGYVAEGSGENIFIVRDGVIYTPELTSCLDGITRATIFQLAADCGYTIKEKRITRDEVYVADEAFFTGTAAEVLPIRMLDGRNIGEGKRGPITERLQSLYFDAVKGRLDNHHDWLAPIAK
- the msbA gene encoding lipid A export permease/ATP-binding protein MsbA, with product MSTPAKPTSVESYKRLLSYAFKYKAYFIISFIGFGVFAAMEAQLINILEYFVDRLEGRPSAPVLGLSADVTSSLWFVPISVVVLSIIRGIGAYFGNFYMSLVGLNVITNLRRQIFSQMIYLPQSFYDTKNSGELISLLVYNIEQVTGSVTNAVKTLFRDGMSVAWFLAMMLIINWKLTLAFICVAPVLGGLMYIASKYFRKVSHKIQSAVGRVSHVATESIQGIKLVKSYGGEKYELDRFNDATNQNLHYGTKFERVSAFQTPVLHIVLALALAVTFYLIMILWDSDSSKAVVYATYAAAIAKPFRQLTKINSIIQKGLAAADTIFEVLDLQAEPNSGQQKLNAPKGRVELKDVHFGYNQDTPALNGISFAIEPGQTVALVGSSGSGKSTIVSLLLRFYDNQQGSITIDGTPIQSLELHNLREHIALVNQQTILFNDTIAANIAYGSEHIDEARIQDAAKQANAHDFIMALPNGYQTPAGEDGSRLSGGQRQRIAIARALYKNAPILILDEATSALDNESEKQIQSALDELKQGRTTLVIAHRLSTIENADTILVMDNGRIVEAGNHQTLLDRSGVYANLYHSQFS
- the glnE gene encoding bifunctional [glutamate--ammonia ligase]-adenylyl-L-tyrosine phosphorylase/[glutamate--ammonia-ligase] adenylyltransferase gives rise to the protein MKSHLAWLNTENNPLLNDDVRLFFARLEEKLDALDDGEAIASAITGEFATQLIFCCYNSAFVCDQLYKFPDLIVALSQVNTPFNHAELVALWQQHAQHIDSVASLEQALREFRNRAMVGIIWRDLHRMGQLEDTTGALTSLAEICTQAALDYHYNLLATKFGQPTDKQGAIQPLLVLGMGKLGAGELNLSSDIDLIFTFPQSGNTNNPDNPLSNQEFFSRLGKKVIHSLDAKTLHGFVFRVDMRLRPYGQSGALVSNFDSLEDYYQTQGREWERYAMVKTRIIAASQTEGISDAEHAHYKRQLMTLLRQFTYRKYVDFSVIDALRGLKQMITQEVKRRQLEDDVKLGPGGIREVEFIAQAFQLIRGGRDTQLQDNRLLVILPQLEELNCLPPGTAKTLADAYRFLRNTEHAIQAYRDEQTQRLPINPDDQLRLARGMGFDDWQSFYQQLNTHRDVVKAEFHEVIALPEEKDDQCTVDSLWQQIWQGQLDQEVAFDILAKHKHEAPNTTLSLLDELRESSTVQTLQAAGKERLDEFIPRLLAQISATDTPTQTLHRILKLVKSVIRRSAYLLLLIENPGALSQLVKLTAASPWIADRLAEHPALLDELLDARTLYHPPEKAELQADLHTTMLRIAEDDLETQMETLRHFRAAHMLRVAASELTGALPLMKVSDYLTYMAEVIVEYVVHLAWGQMVAKHGYPDGDKRTHPNFIVVGYGKVGGIELSHGSDLDLVFIHNANTSGSTDGERSIDNQTFYMRMGQKIIHIMNTQTVNGQLYEVDMRLRPSGNSGMLVTTLSGFEKYQKESAWTWEHQALVRARVIAGDSELADQFDQVRRAILGQKRELAPLRKDVTEMREKMRKHLGSDTSDDGSKTFNIKQDAGGIVDIEFMVQYAVLAWAHSQPALLRYTDNIRILECLAESQLLSAQEVEQLIEAYKALRSLGHSLALQQQANLVDGTSLEPERETVIRIWQQLFAVGAS